The following coding sequences lie in one Rhodohalobacter barkolensis genomic window:
- the rplI gene encoding 50S ribosomal protein L9, translated as MKLILKEDVEKLGSAGDLVDVKPGFGRNYLIPQGKAVLATQGAIRQYEHLKREAALRAELSVEAAKELSQQLETTSVTIPVTVGEDDKIHGTVTNIQVAEALEERGILVDRRNITLDQDIKSLGEYTATVNVLGDLKPQVKVWVVKED; from the coding sequence ATGAAGCTTATTTTAAAAGAAGACGTAGAAAAATTAGGTTCTGCCGGTGATCTTGTTGACGTGAAGCCCGGTTTTGGACGAAATTATTTGATCCCACAGGGCAAAGCTGTTTTGGCAACTCAGGGAGCAATCAGGCAGTATGAGCACTTGAAACGTGAAGCAGCATTAAGAGCTGAACTTTCAGTTGAAGCGGCCAAAGAATTGTCGCAACAACTCGAAACAACCTCCGTTACTATTCCTGTAACTGTTGGTGAAGATGATAAAATTCACGGAACGGTTACTAATATTCAGGTTGCAGAAGCCCTTGAGGAAAGAGGTATTTTGGTAGACAGACGTAATATTACGCTCGATCAGGATATTAAATCACTTGGCGAATACACAGCCACAGTAAATGTTCTTGGAGACCTGAAACCTCAAGTTAAGGTTTGGGTTGTAAAAGAAGACTAA
- the rpsR gene encoding 30S ribosomal protein S18 has translation MINNPSHPKKGHLKSKECKFTKAGVEYIDYKQTDLLERFMNDQGKILPRRVTGTSAKHQRMLSRAVKRARFLALIPYVTENMR, from the coding sequence ATGATTAACAATCCTTCGCATCCGAAAAAAGGACACCTGAAAAGTAAAGAGTGCAAGTTTACGAAAGCCGGTGTTGAGTATATAGACTATAAGCAGACCGATTTATTGGAACGCTTCATGAACGATCAGGGTAAAATTCTGCCCAGACGAGTAACTGGAACCAGTGCCAAGCACCAAAGAATGCTCTCAAGAGCAGTTAAAAGAGCTAGATTTTTGGCTCTTATTCCATATGTAACCGAAAACATGCGATAA
- the rpsF gene encoding 30S ribosomal protein S6: MKKDFYEMTYILNPVLDDEKFSELVSYVNKLIEDNGGEVAEVDEWGVRKLAYDIDKKSTGYYVNLYFNAPADAIGVVERNMRINDDILRYLTLKYDPKMTRYYELRKKGDLPVVFDEVDEENDENDDD, translated from the coding sequence ATGAAAAAAGATTTTTATGAAATGACTTACATTCTGAATCCCGTTCTCGATGATGAGAAGTTTTCAGAACTCGTAAGTTATGTGAACAAACTGATTGAAGACAATGGCGGCGAAGTCGCTGAAGTTGACGAATGGGGAGTTCGCAAACTCGCCTACGATATTGACAAGAAAAGTACCGGTTACTATGTGAACTTGTACTTTAATGCTCCCGCTGATGCGATTGGTGTGGTTGAACGCAATATGAGAATCAATGATGATATTCTGAGATACCTCACATTGAAGTACGACCCTAAAATGACTCGTTACTACGAACTCAGAAAGAAAGGGGACCTTCCCGTTGTTTTTGATGAAGTAGATGAAGAAAATGATGAAAACGACGACGATTAA
- a CDS encoding NADH-quinone oxidoreductase subunit N translates to MNYLHDIQSFLPGIVVAVTGLAAILITVFRKGTGSVYYVSIVGLAVALVLAIQSLFGEAGTAFSGMIVYGGPAAFGTVVVLIGAFLSLILSRDYLRDIHLESGEVYGMMLFATTGMAGLAVSNDLISLFVSLETMSISLYVLAGLWYSRKTGAEASLKYFLLGAFSTGFLLYGIALIYGATGHTNLIEIAAAADATVMFTAGVALLFVGLFFKISAVPFHMWTPDVYQGTPTTLTGFMATAGKAAAFVAFILVLTQMLSGSETGEWSHVIQVIAILTMIVGNLIALAQDNVKRMLAYSSIAHAGYLMVGLAAGTAAGYSGVLYYLFAYTLMNIGAFGVIAYYEKNKALDFTEIDSYAGLGFKVPVMGVMLSIFLFSLAGIPPFVGFIGKYYVFAAAVQADLIALAVIGVLASAASVYYYLRVMVFMYFKDAHREYSLKSPGTLFKLVLILLAVLTIYYGVEPVLPTSGLFELLSSFSYV, encoded by the coding sequence ATGAACTATTTGCACGATATACAATCCTTCTTGCCGGGTATAGTAGTAGCCGTAACAGGATTGGCAGCTATTTTAATTACCGTATTTAGAAAAGGAACCGGGTCAGTTTATTACGTATCAATAGTTGGTTTGGCAGTTGCCTTGGTACTTGCTATTCAATCACTATTTGGTGAAGCAGGTACGGCATTTTCAGGAATGATTGTTTACGGCGGACCGGCAGCGTTTGGTACTGTGGTTGTTCTTATTGGTGCATTTTTATCGCTGATTTTATCCAGAGACTATCTGCGCGACATTCATCTTGAATCGGGTGAAGTTTATGGAATGATGCTTTTTGCAACTACCGGTATGGCAGGGCTTGCTGTTTCAAATGATCTGATCAGCCTGTTTGTAAGTCTTGAAACAATGTCTATCAGTCTTTATGTACTTGCCGGACTTTGGTATTCAAGAAAAACAGGCGCCGAAGCTTCCCTGAAATATTTCCTTTTGGGTGCATTTTCGACCGGATTTTTACTTTATGGTATAGCACTGATTTATGGAGCAACAGGTCATACTAACTTGATTGAAATTGCTGCTGCGGCTGACGCAACAGTAATGTTTACGGCGGGTGTTGCATTACTTTTTGTTGGGCTCTTTTTCAAAATATCAGCAGTGCCTTTCCATATGTGGACGCCGGACGTGTACCAGGGAACTCCTACCACTCTTACCGGTTTCATGGCTACTGCCGGTAAAGCAGCGGCGTTCGTTGCATTTATTTTAGTGCTGACACAAATGCTCTCAGGTTCTGAAACGGGAGAGTGGAGTCACGTTATTCAAGTGATTGCAATACTAACCATGATCGTGGGTAACCTGATTGCATTAGCACAGGATAATGTGAAAAGAATGCTTGCATACTCAAGTATTGCCCACGCCGGTTATTTGATGGTAGGTCTTGCTGCCGGTACAGCCGCGGGTTACAGCGGTGTTCTTTATTATCTGTTTGCCTATACCTTAATGAATATTGGTGCCTTTGGTGTAATTGCATATTACGAAAAAAACAAAGCTCTCGACTTCACTGAAATTGACAGTTATGCAGGGTTAGGTTTTAAAGTTCCTGTAATGGGAGTCATGTTATCCATCTTCCTGTTTTCACTGGCCGGTATTCCTCCATTTGTAGGCTTTATTGGTAAGTATTATGTATTTGCAGCAGCAGTTCAGGCAGACTTGATTGCTCTTGCAGTAATTGGTGTGTTGGCAAGTGCCGCAAGTGTGTATTACTACCTGAGGGTGATGGTATTCATGTATTTCAAAGATGCACACAGGGAGTACAGTTTAAAATCACCGGGAACGCTGTTTAAGCTGGTGTTAATTTTACTCGCCGTTCTCACTATCTATTATGGTGTAGAACCTGTGCTTCCAACTTCAGGATTGTTTGAATTGCTTTCCTCATTCAGCTACGTATAA
- a CDS encoding 4a-hydroxytetrahydrobiopterin dehydratase, which yields MKPLTTEEVESQLKELDNWNFEDNQIKKDFSFDNFKEALAFMVKVGFEAEDLGHHPNWSNVYNSVSIKLNTHDADNKVTKKDIQLAKAIDKIYKNN from the coding sequence ATGAAGCCTCTCACAACAGAAGAAGTCGAGTCGCAATTAAAAGAGTTAGATAATTGGAATTTTGAGGATAATCAGATCAAGAAAGATTTCAGTTTTGATAATTTTAAAGAGGCCCTCGCTTTTATGGTGAAGGTAGGCTTTGAGGCTGAAGATCTGGGGCACCATCCAAATTGGAGTAACGTCTATAATTCTGTATCAATCAAGCTGAATACTCACGATGCAGACAACAAGGTAACTAAGAAAGATATTCAACTCGCTAAGGCGATAGATAAGATTTACAAAAATAACTGA
- a CDS encoding complex I subunit 4 family protein — protein sequence MEILLNFTIYLPLLGIAAILLMKNDTAVKWSSLIVTTATFFLSLPLLFNFNVDASATPQYLTEGAAIFAGMDVKYLVGLDGLSLLLFMLTTLMGPIVILSSWNSVSKSLKGYYSMLLLLQTASLGVFAALDLVVFYVFFELSLIPMYFLIGIWGGSDKIRATIKFFIYTLVGSLIMLVALLYLGYHAGAAMGGVDFTADWRFISSPEYTIGLVEQTWLFLAFALAFCIKVPLFPFHTWLPYAHTEAPTAGSVVLAAIMLKMGTYGLIRVVLPAFPNAFMEFAPYMAILAVIGIIYGALVAMVQKDVKKLVAYSSVSHMGFVVLGIFALNDIAMQGAIIQMINHGLATGALFLIVGMIYDRRHTRMISDYGGIAKVVPVFAVMFMIATLASIGLPGLNGFIGEFLILNGSFSSELYANKTFAILGATGVILAAVYMLWMFQRVLFGPITNEENEKLTDLNMREIGLLIPLVLFMVWIGIRPIDFTQYSEGWVETYITSSEEKSVAVLDQADMNELPNWTAKIYSVEEHQMESQFFVNKTD from the coding sequence ATGGAGATCCTACTAAATTTTACGATCTATCTGCCGCTCCTGGGTATTGCGGCTATACTGCTGATGAAAAATGATACAGCGGTGAAGTGGAGCAGTTTAATTGTTACAACTGCTACATTTTTTCTTTCACTTCCGCTACTGTTTAATTTTAATGTGGATGCCTCCGCTACTCCTCAATATTTAACAGAAGGCGCTGCTATTTTTGCAGGTATGGATGTTAAATACCTGGTTGGCCTGGACGGACTGAGTTTGTTGCTGTTTATGCTGACCACGTTAATGGGGCCGATCGTTATTCTTTCGTCATGGAACTCGGTTTCCAAGAGTTTGAAAGGTTACTATTCGATGTTGCTTCTGCTTCAGACTGCATCATTGGGCGTGTTTGCAGCACTTGACCTGGTCGTATTTTACGTCTTTTTTGAGCTTTCCTTAATTCCAATGTACTTCTTAATTGGTATCTGGGGTGGAAGTGATAAAATCCGGGCAACTATTAAGTTTTTCATTTATACGCTGGTAGGATCTTTGATCATGCTTGTTGCACTTCTCTACCTCGGTTATCATGCAGGGGCAGCGATGGGCGGTGTAGATTTTACGGCCGACTGGAGGTTTATATCCAGTCCGGAGTATACCATCGGACTGGTTGAGCAAACCTGGTTATTCCTGGCTTTTGCACTTGCTTTCTGTATTAAAGTGCCGCTATTCCCATTTCATACCTGGTTACCTTATGCTCACACAGAAGCACCCACAGCGGGTTCAGTTGTGTTGGCGGCGATTATGTTGAAAATGGGTACTTACGGTTTGATTCGTGTTGTCCTTCCGGCTTTTCCTAATGCGTTTATGGAGTTCGCACCTTACATGGCAATACTAGCTGTCATTGGAATTATCTATGGTGCGCTGGTTGCGATGGTTCAAAAGGATGTGAAGAAATTGGTTGCGTACTCATCTGTGAGTCACATGGGTTTTGTAGTTCTGGGTATTTTTGCCTTGAACGATATAGCCATGCAGGGCGCGATTATTCAGATGATTAATCACGGATTGGCTACAGGAGCGCTATTCCTTATCGTTGGAATGATTTATGATCGTCGACACACAAGAATGATTTCCGACTATGGCGGTATTGCCAAAGTAGTTCCTGTATTTGCTGTTATGTTTATGATTGCAACGTTGGCTTCGATCGGTCTTCCGGGTTTAAATGGATTTATTGGTGAGTTTTTAATTTTGAACGGATCATTCAGTTCAGAACTCTACGCGAATAAAACCTTTGCAATACTTGGCGCCACCGGTGTGATCTTGGCAGCTGTATACATGCTATGGATGTTCCAGCGTGTGCTGTTTGGTCCTATTACCAATGAAGAGAATGAAAAGCTCACAGATTTGAACATGCGGGAAATCGGATTGCTGATTCCCTTGGTACTTTTTATGGTATGGATTGGAATCCGTCCGATTGATTTTACTCAATACTCTGAAGGGTGGGTTGAAACCTATATCACCTCATCAGAAGAAAAAAGTGTTGCCGTTCTGGATCAGGCTGATATGAACGAGCTGCCAAATTGGACAGCAAAAATTTATAGTGTAGAAGAGCACCAGATGGAATCTCAATTTTTTGTAAATAAAACGGACTAA
- the nuoL gene encoding NADH-quinone oxidoreductase subunit L — protein MESPTALVSLIVGLPLLGFLINGILGLSSDSYRNKKSIIGALSNFAVFIPFLISLYFFINFNPEAGAIQAKLFTWIEAGSFSVDIAYQIDQLSLIMMLVVTGVGSLIHFYSIGYMAHDPGFWKFFAFLNLFIFAMLNLVMADNLLLLFLGWEGVGLCSYLLIGFWYTDMAKSDAAKKAFLYNRVGDFAFLIAIFAIFEAVGSLKFDVILANLDAFSASWTFWVPFLMFIGATGKSAQIPLFVWLPDAMAGPTSVSALIHAATMVTSGIYLITRLSPMYVMSPEVMMIIAVTGALTAIVAATIAITQNDIKGVLAYSTVSQLGFMFLALGSGAFTAALFHVVTHAFFKACLFLGSGSVIHTMDHVKHKLHDAGKHVDFDPQDIRFMGGLRKFMPSTYKTFLIATVAIAGIPPLAGFFSKDEIVMHAFNMGFGEFAGAMYFILWGVATITAFLTAFYMFRLTLTTFHGSFKLPQKVQGAEGAEEYLHESPSTMTIPLWALAGLSIVGGFIGIPNFISKTFGGDGHINWLHDWMLPIAADIPLTLSIAAEWVLMIFAIVVAVGSVFLAFKMYGNDQQEESDAKIANRFGSLYQIWKQKYNLDEAYEGVIVHPTVRFSEKVLAVFDMKVVDGVVNAVAGVVRLTGSLIRYIQTGITTNYALFLMLGVILVLSMILF, from the coding sequence ATGGAATCACCTACAGCGCTTGTAAGTCTTATTGTTGGTTTACCGCTTCTCGGTTTTTTAATAAACGGGATTCTGGGCCTTTCATCAGATTCATACCGGAATAAGAAGAGCATCATAGGGGCTCTATCTAATTTTGCAGTCTTTATTCCGTTTCTAATCTCTCTCTACTTTTTCATAAACTTTAATCCTGAGGCAGGGGCTATCCAGGCTAAGTTATTTACCTGGATAGAAGCCGGAAGTTTTAGCGTGGATATTGCCTATCAGATCGATCAGCTCTCACTGATTATGATGTTGGTTGTAACCGGTGTGGGTTCTCTGATCCACTTTTATTCTATAGGATACATGGCGCACGATCCTGGGTTCTGGAAGTTTTTTGCTTTCCTGAACCTGTTTATCTTTGCTATGCTGAATCTGGTTATGGCCGATAACCTGCTGCTTCTTTTCCTCGGCTGGGAGGGAGTAGGACTCTGTTCTTATCTGCTGATTGGTTTCTGGTATACAGATATGGCAAAATCTGATGCCGCTAAGAAAGCTTTCTTATATAACAGAGTTGGTGATTTTGCTTTTCTGATTGCTATTTTTGCCATTTTTGAAGCTGTTGGCAGTTTAAAATTTGACGTTATCCTGGCCAACCTGGATGCATTTTCAGCCAGCTGGACATTCTGGGTGCCGTTCCTGATGTTTATCGGGGCAACCGGTAAAAGTGCTCAGATTCCACTCTTCGTGTGGCTGCCGGATGCGATGGCAGGTCCAACCTCTGTGTCTGCACTTATTCACGCAGCTACAATGGTAACTTCAGGGATCTATCTGATTACACGACTTTCACCAATGTATGTGATGAGTCCGGAGGTAATGATGATTATTGCAGTGACTGGTGCACTTACAGCTATTGTGGCGGCAACAATTGCCATCACACAAAATGACATTAAAGGGGTTCTGGCTTACTCAACCGTATCGCAACTCGGTTTTATGTTCCTGGCTCTTGGTTCAGGTGCATTTACGGCCGCTCTTTTTCATGTCGTTACACATGCCTTCTTTAAAGCCTGTCTCTTCCTGGGTTCAGGATCAGTCATTCATACAATGGATCATGTGAAGCATAAATTGCACGATGCCGGAAAACACGTGGATTTTGATCCGCAGGATATTCGGTTTATGGGTGGTCTCAGAAAGTTTATGCCTTCTACATATAAAACATTTTTAATTGCTACGGTTGCCATAGCCGGTATCCCTCCACTGGCAGGGTTTTTCTCTAAAGATGAAATTGTAATGCACGCTTTTAACATGGGTTTTGGTGAATTTGCCGGCGCCATGTACTTCATTTTGTGGGGTGTGGCAACCATTACGGCTTTCCTTACTGCTTTTTACATGTTCCGTTTAACACTAACCACATTTCACGGTTCATTTAAACTCCCTCAAAAAGTTCAGGGAGCTGAAGGTGCTGAGGAGTATCTGCATGAAAGTCCTTCTACAATGACGATTCCGCTCTGGGCGCTTGCAGGACTTTCAATCGTAGGTGGATTTATCGGTATTCCGAATTTCATATCGAAAACATTTGGCGGTGATGGGCATATCAACTGGCTGCACGACTGGATGCTGCCAATTGCTGCAGATATCCCGTTAACACTTTCAATTGCTGCAGAATGGGTATTAATGATCTTTGCCATCGTAGTTGCGGTTGGTTCTGTGTTCCTCGCATTTAAGATGTATGGAAACGATCAGCAAGAGGAATCGGACGCAAAAATTGCAAATCGATTCGGTTCACTTTATCAAATCTGGAAACAGAAATACAATCTGGATGAAGCTTACGAAGGCGTGATTGTTCACCCTACTGTTCGCTTTTCAGAGAAGGTATTGGCTGTATTTGATATGAAGGTTGTAGACGGTGTAGTGAATGCAGTAGCCGGAGTTGTGAGGCTTACGGGGAGCTTGATCCGATATATACAAACAGGAATTACAACCAATTATGCACTCTTCCTGATGTTGGGTGTGATTTTGGTTCTTTCAATGATACTCTTTTAA
- a CDS encoding Na+/H+ antiporter subunit E, producing the protein MNKLSLYSLSLSFISLMLFWVVMSGFFDAVHLTMGVLSVAGVMAINHKLKVHRFFSDDMNDLKELRYFRAVYYFFWMIYQIVVAGFHVVKVIFSPKLPTKLSIVRFKVDLPSSHAKMILGNSITLTPGTLTVDIEGDYFLVHALDDSSYKGIISDEMPREVLKLFQKEERPVISDVKITTKEYIHT; encoded by the coding sequence ATGAATAAGCTTTCGCTCTACAGTTTATCGCTCTCTTTTATCTCGCTCATGCTGTTTTGGGTTGTGATGAGTGGTTTTTTTGATGCCGTTCATTTAACCATGGGGGTTCTCTCGGTAGCCGGTGTAATGGCAATCAACCACAAACTTAAAGTGCACCGTTTTTTCAGTGACGACATGAACGACCTGAAAGAACTCCGATACTTCAGAGCTGTTTACTATTTTTTCTGGATGATTTACCAGATTGTAGTGGCCGGTTTTCATGTAGTTAAAGTGATTTTCAGCCCCAAGTTACCCACTAAATTGAGTATTGTGCGTTTTAAAGTTGACCTGCCGAGCTCACATGCCAAAATGATATTGGGTAACTCCATTACTCTCACTCCCGGAACACTAACTGTAGATATTGAGGGAGATTATTTTCTTGTTCATGCTCTTGATGATTCATCTTATAAGGGAATAATTTCGGATGAAATGCCCAGGGAAGTTCTTAAGCTTTTTCAAAAAGAGGAGCGTCCTGTAATCAGTGATGTTAAAATCACGACCAAAGAATATATACATACCTAA
- a CDS encoding monovalent cation/H+ antiporter complex subunit F has translation MDQFFLYSAVVLTIIIAVPLIRVVKGPTLFDRLLATNAIATKTIVLICLIGFLFGRIDMFIDITLAYAILGFIGVLAIAKYITSPKTRRNA, from the coding sequence ATGGATCAATTTTTTCTCTATAGCGCTGTGGTTCTTACCATCATTATCGCTGTTCCGCTTATCCGGGTAGTGAAAGGACCGACGCTTTTTGACCGATTGCTGGCCACCAATGCCATTGCCACAAAAACGATCGTTTTGATATGCCTGATCGGTTTTTTGTTTGGACGCATTGACATGTTTATAGATATCACCCTGGCCTATGCTATTCTCGGCTTCATCGGAGTACTGGCAATTGCAAAATACATTACATCTCCAAAAACACGGCGAAATGCTTGA
- the mnhG gene encoding monovalent cation/H(+) antiporter subunit G has protein sequence MLEIQSIFSILFVTTGIIFMLMGSIGILRLPDFYSRTHAVSKSDTLGVFFVIIGLIIYEGFTLSSGKLFLIVLFIALSNPIGTHALARAALKKGIRPLLHDDKKGGPSS, from the coding sequence ATGCTTGAAATACAATCAATCTTTAGCATTCTGTTTGTAACAACCGGCATTATTTTCATGTTGATGGGGAGCATCGGCATCTTGAGACTGCCGGATTTTTACTCCCGAACCCACGCTGTCAGTAAAAGTGATACTCTTGGTGTGTTTTTCGTGATCATTGGTTTGATCATCTACGAAGGATTTACGCTCAGCAGCGGCAAACTCTTTTTGATCGTTTTGTTTATTGCACTTTCCAACCCTATTGGAACTCATGCCCTGGCCCGTGCCGCCCTCAAGAAAGGGATCAGACCTCTCCTTCACGACGATAAAAAAGGAGGGCCCTCATCATGA
- a CDS encoding Na(+)/H(+) antiporter subunit B, which produces MIWELELVIYIFLLLSAIVALESKDLLVAVVMTTVFSFLMALLFVTMGAIDVGFTEAVIGAGVSGILYVVVIHQTTRHSKD; this is translated from the coding sequence ATGATTTGGGAATTAGAACTGGTTATCTACATTTTCCTTCTGCTGTCTGCTATTGTTGCACTGGAATCTAAAGATCTGCTGGTCGCTGTTGTCATGACCACCGTATTCAGTTTTTTGATGGCGCTACTGTTTGTAACCATGGGGGCCATTGATGTAGGATTCACAGAGGCTGTAATCGGCGCCGGTGTATCCGGTATTCTATATGTTGTAGTAATCCATCAAACCACAAGACATTCAAAAGATTGA
- the mbhE gene encoding hydrogen gas-evolving membrane-bound hydrogenase subunit E: MKALKIIILILFASVMIYAASDLPYRGDPDNLMHAEESITGTKVVGSYVIQEAYNDAKTPNIVTVILGDYRSVDTFGEQVVVFTAGLITILILRNRRRLT, from the coding sequence TTGAAAGCACTAAAAATCATCATACTGATTTTATTTGCGTCTGTTATGATTTACGCAGCCAGTGACCTGCCTTACCGCGGAGATCCGGACAACCTGATGCATGCCGAGGAGAGTATTACCGGAACTAAAGTAGTGGGCAGCTATGTAATTCAGGAAGCCTATAACGATGCAAAAACTCCCAATATCGTAACTGTTATTCTTGGCGACTACAGAAGTGTGGATACGTTTGGTGAACAGGTTGTAGTCTTTACGGCCGGACTAATTACGATTTTGATTCTTCGAAACCGCAGGAGGCTGACATGA
- a CDS encoding MnhB domain-containing protein, with product MRRQEESPIILLGSRLLSPYIMLFGLYVIFFGHYSPGGGFQGGTLLAASILLIRLSGGRRVSRLQIQEFATTPLAVTGVIIYFLTGLAAMATGGYFLDYEQLPFLTMEPAYMRYWGILIIEVGIGLAVMAILVMIYDNMVKGEDYA from the coding sequence ATGAGACGACAAGAGGAAAGCCCGATCATTCTGCTCGGTTCCAGATTGCTGAGTCCATATATCATGTTATTTGGACTCTATGTGATCTTTTTCGGGCACTACAGTCCCGGCGGCGGATTCCAGGGAGGAACTCTTCTGGCCGCATCTATACTTTTAATACGGCTTTCAGGCGGAAGGCGCGTATCCCGACTTCAAATTCAGGAATTTGCCACTACTCCACTGGCGGTAACTGGAGTTATCATCTATTTCCTTACCGGTTTGGCTGCTATGGCAACAGGTGGATATTTTCTGGATTATGAACAACTCCCATTCCTGACTATGGAACCTGCTTACATGCGCTATTGGGGTATTCTTATCATCGAGGTGGGAATAGGGCTCGCAGTGATGGCTATCCTTGTGATGATTTATGATAATATGGTAAAAGGAGAAGATTATGCTTGA
- a CDS encoding cation:proton antiporter subunit C, which yields MLDFFLGHYAYWFVVILMCVGLYGILFKKNLVKKTIGLAIFQVSVVLYFVSIASKWDATVPVRDSNIPVEQVANYLNPLPHTLMLTAIVVGVATLGVAFTLLMAIYNRYGTLDEQELLEEIQ from the coding sequence ATGCTTGATTTTTTTCTGGGTCACTATGCCTATTGGTTTGTTGTTATTCTGATGTGTGTTGGCCTTTACGGAATACTTTTTAAAAAGAACTTGGTTAAAAAAACAATCGGGCTGGCCATCTTTCAGGTCTCTGTTGTTCTCTATTTTGTTTCAATTGCATCAAAATGGGATGCCACAGTTCCGGTCAGAGATTCAAACATACCTGTTGAGCAGGTTGCCAACTATTTGAATCCGCTGCCGCACACTTTAATGCTGACCGCTATTGTGGTAGGAGTTGCTACACTCGGGGTCGCCTTTACTCTGCTGATGGCCATTTACAACCGATACGGGACCCTTGACGAACAGGAACTGTTAGAAGAAATTCAATGA